The genomic DNA taaccctaaccctaaaccctaagcctaaccctaaccctaccctaaccctaaccctaaccaaACCCATAACctaccctaaccctaaccctaaccctaaccataaacctaacccctaaccctaaaccctaaaccctaacccgaacctaaccctaaccctaaccctaaccctaaccctaaccctaaccctaaccctaacccctaaccctaaaccctaaccactaaaaccctaaccctaaccctaaaccctaaccctaaccctaaccctaacctaaccctaccaccctaaccctaaccctaaccctaaccctaaccctaaccctaaccctaacctaaccctaccctacccctaaccctaaccctaacctaaccctaaccctaaccctaaccctaaccctaaccctaacctaaccctaaccctaacccctaaccctaaccctaaacctaaccctaaccctaaccctaaccctaaccctaccctaaccctaaccctaaccctaaccctaaccctaaccctaaccctaacctaaccctaaccctaaccctaaccctaaccctaaccctaaccctaaccctaaccctaaccctaaccctaaccctaaccctaaccctaaccctaaccctaaccctaaccctaaccctaaccctaaccctaaccctaaccctaaccctaaccctaaccctaaccctaaccctaaccctaaccctaaccctaaccctaaccctaaccctaccctaaccctaaccctaaccctaaccctaaccctaaccctaaccctaaccctaaccctaaccctaaccctaaccctaaccctaaccctaaccctaaccctaaccctaaccctaaccctaaccctaaccctaaccctaaccctaaccctaaccctaaccctaaccctaaccctaaccctaaccctaaccctaaccctaaccctaaccctaaccctaaccctaaccctaaccctaaccctaaccctaaccctaaccctaaccctaaccctaaccctaacccctaaccctaaccctaaccctaaccctaaccctaaccctaaccctaaccctaaccctaaccctaaccctaaccctaaccctaaccctaaccctaaccctaaccctaaccctaaccctaaccctaaccctaaccctaaccctaaccctaaccctaaccctaaccctaaccctaaccctaaccctaaccctaaccctaaccctaaccctaaccctaaccctaaccctaaccctaaccctaaccctaaccctaaccctaaccctaaccctaaccctaaccctaaccctaaccctaaccctaaccctaaccctaaccctaaccctaaccctaaccctaaccctaaccctaaccctaaccctaaccctaaccctaaccctaaccctaaccctaaccctaaccctaaccctaaccctaaccctaaccctaaccctaaccctaaccctaaccctaaccctaaccctaaccctaaccctaaccctaaccctaaccctaaccctaaccctaaccctaaccctaaccctaaccctaaccctaaccctaaccctaaccctaaccctaaccctaaccctaaccctaaccctaaccctaaccctaaccctaaccctaaccctaaccctaacccctaaccctaaccctaaccctaaccctaaccctaaccctaaccctaaccctaaccctaaccctaaccctaaccctaaccctaaccctaaccctaaccctaaccctaaccctaaccctaaccctaaccctaaccctaaccctaaccctaaccctaaccctaaccctaaccctaaccctaatccctaaccctaaccctaaccctaaccctaaccctaaccctaaccctaaccctaaccctaaccctaaccctaaccctaaccctaaccctaaccctaaccctaaccctaaccctaaccctaaccctaaccctaaccctaaccctaaccctaaccctaaccctaaccctaaccctaaccctaaccctaaccctaaccctaaccctaaccctaaccctaacctaaccctaaccctaaccctaaccctaaccctaaccctaaccctaaccctaaccctaaccctaaccctaaccctaaccctaaccctaaccctaaccctaaccctaaccctaaccctaaccctaaccctaaccctaaccctaaccctaaccctaacccctaaccctaaccctaaccctaaccctaaccctaaccctaaccctaaccctaaccctaaccctaaccctaaccctaaccctaaccctaaccctaaccctaaccctaaccctaaccctaaccctaaccctaaccctaaccctaaccctaaccctaacccctaaccctaaccctaaccctaaccctaaccctaaccctaaccctaaccctaaccctaaccctaaccctaaccctaaccctaaccctaacccctaaccctaaccctaaccctaaccctaaccctaaccctaaccctaaccctaaccctaacccctaacccctaaccctaaccctaaccctaaccctaaccctaatgaccctataccctaaccctaacccctaaccctaaccctaacccatAACCCTAACtccctaaccctaaaccctaaccctctaacccctaaccctaaccctctaacctaaccctaaccctagTGGGCGTGGCCGACGTAAACCACGtacttccggtcacgcggtgGGCGTAGTGACGTATAACAtgcacttccggtcacgcgtGTGGGCGGGCctaccttaaagacgcactccggtcacgcgggggcggggcctaccttaaagaacgcacttccggtcacgtgGGGGGCGGGGGCCTGccttaaagacgcacttccggtcacgcgggggcggggcctgccTTAAAGACGCACTTTCGGTTCacgcgggggggcggggcctaccttaaagacgcacttccggtcacgcggggggcggggctgaggTAAaacacgcacttccggtcacgcggtgGCGGGGCTGAGGTAAAACACGCACTTCCGGTCTCGTAGTGGGGGGGCCTACCTTAAAGAGGGACTTCCGGTGACGCGGTGGGCGAGGCTTACGTATAGACCGTAATTCCGGTCGTGAGGTGTCCGGGGCCTAGaccttaaagacgcacttccggtgACGTGGTGGGCGGGACTGGAGTAAATCACGaacttccggtcccgcggcgggcGGTGATGGCGTCCGGGaaggacttccggtcccgcggcgggcTGTGATGGCGTCCgtggaggacttccggtcccgcggaGGGCCgtgatggcgtccggggaggacttccggtcccgcggccgccattgatggcgtccctggcggacttccggtcgctggcggactgtcatggcgtccggggaggacttccggtcgctgggcggactgtcatggcgtccggggaggacttccggtccctGGCGGAgtgtcatggcgtccggggaggacttccggtccctGGCGGAgtgtcatggcgtccggggaggacttccggtcgctggcggactgtgatggcgtccggggaggacttccggtccctGGCGGACTgtgatggcgtccggggaggacttccggtcccgcggcgggcGCGTTTCGCAGGGGGTGGTgtgcggggcgggcggcgcgcgCGGTGCGAGGGGTTGTGGACTGCGGGGGGCGGCGTGGGCGTGGCGGGCGCGCGAGCGGCAGGGCGCCTCGGGGGCGCGAGCAGCAGCGGGGTGGCGCGCGAGGGAGGGGCGGGTGGTGATGGCGTCCGGGGGCGACTTCCGGTCGCGCGTGTTGCCAGGGGTTGTGGGCTACGCGGTGTGGCGCGCGGCAGGGGGGCGGTGCGTGGAGGGCGGGCGCGGGAGCGGCGGGGGGGCGGTGCGCGGAGGAGgggcgcgcggcgagggggcgggagcggcgcgTGGAGGGCCGGCGCGCGGCGAGGGCGGCAGGGGGGCGGCGCGTGGAGGGCGGGCGCGGCAGGATGGGCGCGCGACCGGTGGCGCGTGcagggggcgggagcggcagggggGCAGTGTGCGCGGGGTGGGGGCTGTAGGGTGTGGCGGGAGGGGAGTGCTGCTCGGGTCGGGGACGGTGGgcgtggcagggggtgggataGGTGTGTGCCTGGTGATTCAGTTTTAATGTGTGGAGGAGGGGCTATAGTGATTGGAATagtataataaaaagaagaaaaataataagaaaatatactggtgcagcagtagaaaatggctcGGTCCTtgggagtaattttatttatttttaaaatgatttaaaaaatgaaaaatttttttactccCAAGGAGTgagccattttctactgctgctctgattcaaaacaatgaatcagaaaaaaatctaaataaatgtaagaaaattagagaaaaacatTGCTACAACAAAAATGACTGACACAAGACAACAAAGAGGCACCTATTAAAGTTTTCTGTCATGGAGGtgggtgtggggttttttttttccctttattattGAGTGTggtgctctatttttttttttaatttacaagactggaaaacaatACTACAAAGTTTAAGGCACAAAATTTACAGCAGAATGCAACAGAGTCTAAGATGCAAGGCAATGTGTTACAGAGTCTACGACGCAAGGCagcacattacagagtctaagacgcaaggcaacctgttacagagtctacAACCTggttacagagtccaaggcgcaaggcaacgcgttacagagtctaaggcacaaggcaacacattacagactctaagacgcaaggcaaaCTGtttacagagtctaaggcgcaaggcagCACatacagagtctaaggcgcaaggcaatgcgtacagagtccaagacgcaaggcaacgcgttacagaatccaaggcgcaaggcaacctgttacagagtctaaggcacaaggcaacctgttacagagtctaacggcacaaggcaacctgttacagagtccaaggcgcaagaCAAACACGTTAccagagtccaagacgcaaggcaacctgttacagagtctaaggcgcaacacaacctgttacagagtccacGGCGCAAGAcgtgttacagagtctaagattGCAAGGCAACGCGTGTACAGTGtctaagacacaaggcaacctgttacagagtctaatgcgcaaggcaacacgttagAGTCCAAGACGCAAAGCAACCTGTtagagtctaaggcacaaggcaacgcgttacagagtctaaggcgcaaggcaacacattacagtgtctaagacgcaaggcaacctgttacagagtctaatTGCGCAAGGCAACACGTAGAGTCTAAGGaacaaggcaacctgttacagagtctaaggcacaaggcaaacacgttacagagtctaaggcgcaaggcaacacgttacagagtccaagatgCAAGGCAATGCGTTACAAAGtttaaggcgcaaggcaacctgttacagagtctaagatgCAAGGCAatgcgttacagagtctaaggcgcaaggcaacacgttacagagtccaaggcgcaaggcaatgCATTACAAAGTttaaggcacaaggcaacctgttacagagtctaagacgcaaggcaacgcattacagagtccaaggcgcaaggcaacctgttacagagtccaaggcacaaggcaacgcgttacagagtgTAAGGCACcaggcaacacattacagagtgtAAGGCACcaggcaacacattacagagtgtAAGGCACCAGGCAACAGGTTAGAGTCCAAGGCAACGCATTACAAAGtttaaggcgcaaggcaacctgttaccgagtctaaggcacaaggcaacgcattacagagtcccaaggcgcaaggcaacctgttacagagtccaaggcgcaaggccAACGCGTTTACAGAGTGTAAGGCACcaggcaacacattacagagtgtAAGGCACCAGGCAACAGTTTAGAGTccaaggcaacgcgttacacAGTCCAAGGCACAAGGCAATGCATTACAAAGtttaaggcgcaaggcaacacgttacagagtctaaggcgcaaggcaacgcgttacagagcctaagacgcaaggcaacgcgttacgcaaggcaacctgttacagagtccaaggcgcaaggcaacgcgttacagagcctaagacgcaaggcaacgcgttacagagtctaagacgcaaggcaacacattacagagtccaagacgcaaggcaaactgttacagagtccaagacgcaaggcaacgtgttacagagtccaagacgcaaggcaacctgttacagagtctaagacgcaaggcaacgcattacagagtccaaggcgcaaggcaacctgttacagagtccaaggcacAAGGCAAACGCGTTACAGAGTGTAAGGCACcaggcaacacattacagagtgtAAGGCACcaggcaacacattacagagtgtaaggcacaaggcaacagGTTAGAGTCCAAGGCAACGCATTACACAGTCCAAGGCACAAGGCAATGCATTACAAAGtttaaggcgcaaggcaacctgttaccgagtctaaggcacaaggcaacgcattacagagtccaaggcgcaaggcaacctgttacagagtccaaggcgcaaggcaacgcgttacagagtgTAAGGCACcaggcaacacattacagagtgtAAGGCACcaggcaacacattacagagtgtaaggcacaaggcaacagGTTAGAGTccaaggcaacgcgttacacAGTCCAAGGCACAAGGCAATGCATTACAAAGTTTAAGgtgcaaggcaacctgttacagagtttaaggcgcaaggcaacacgttacagagtcctaaggcgcaaggcaacacgttacagagtccaaggcgcaaggcaagACGTTACAGAgcctaagacgcaaggcaacgcgttacagagtccaagacgcaaggcaagACGTTACAGAgcctaagacgcaaggcaacgcgttacagagtccaagacgcaaggcaacgcattacagagtccaagacgcaaggcaacgcgttacagagtccaaggcgcaaggcaacgcgttacagagtctaagatgCAAAGGCATATGCATAAAGTTAAGGCAAAAGGCAACCTGGTTACAGGTcctaagacgcaaggcaacctgtcACAGAGTCCTAAGGCATCAAGGCAATGCGTGTTACAGCGGCTACGGCACCAGGCAAACCATTACAGAGTgtaaggcacaaggcaaccgGTTAGAGTACAAGGCAAGATTACACAGTCAAGGCGCAAGGCAACTTGCATTTACAAAGCCTAAGGCGTCaaaggcaacctgttacagagtctaaggcacaaggcacGCATTACTAGGTCCAAGGGCGCAAGtgcaacctgttacagagttcCAGGCAGCAATGGGCACACGTTACAGAGTGCTAAGGCACcaggcaacacattacagagtgtAAGGCCAAGGCAGACAGGTTAGAGTCCAAGGCAGACGCGTTAACACAGTCCAAGGGCCGAAAGGCAATGCATTTACAAGAGTCTACAAGGCGCAAAGGCtaacctgttacagagtctacGGCGCgcagagtctaaggcgcaaggcaacgggttacagagtccaaggcgcaaggcaacgcgttacagagtccaaggcgcaaggcaacgcgttacagagtccaaggcgcaacAGTAGTCATATCCAGCgcaacattacagagttagagATGACACAACATTAATTAGAGGCAACACtacattacagagttagataCAATGCAACGTTAGAGTTGGATGCCACACAACAAAGCTAGACACAATGCAACAGTACAGTCAGACCCAACACAGTGCAATATTACAGAGTTAGATGCAATGTTAGACAATGTTACAGAGTTAGACAGAATGCAACCTTAGGATTGGATGCCACATGACAGAATTAGACACAATGCAACCTTACAGAGTTTGACGCAACAGTAGAGTTAGGCACAACACTccattacagagttagacacAATGCAACATTAGAGTTGGATGCCACACAGAGTTAGATGCAACCTTACAGAGTTCATTGAAACGGTACAGCCAGACCCAACGCAACATTCTTTAGGCACAATGGTAGttggacacaacactccattACAGAGTTAGATAAAATGCAACATTAGTGGGATGCCACACAGACACAATGCAACCTTACAGAGTTAGACACAACAGTACAGTCAGACCTGACACAACATTAGAGTTACATGCGATGCAACATTAGAGTCCAATGCAAGACAACATTAGAGTTAGGCACAAAAGTTATAATTAGATGCAACACTAGTTAGACCTGATCCAATATTATATAGTTAAACATGATACAACATTAGTTAGACACAACACATCACAACATTACAAAGTCAGGCACAACATTAGTTAGACACAATACAAAATTACAGTTAGATGCCAAAGACTACACAGCAGAGTCAAACAGCTAGAGACTACAAAACACTACACACTAGATTGCAGAGTGAGATACAACACAAGAGAGTAAGACACAACTAAACACTATGCAAGACAGTACCGTTATTCAATACCACATAATGCAATAGAGGTAGACTCAACACAGACTGATTACAATAGCTAAATTCAAAGTTGTACACTCAATACAAATTCGACTCAAAACTGTGGAATACTGTAAAATCACACACGGTACAAGTTACACCCAATAGAGCTACTGTCCATACAAGTTATACTCAAAACACTACAACAGTTACACTGAAAGCTATACATGAAATTTCAACTTCAACATTACTAGGTTTCTTACCAGGTAGGTACCTGGGAACCTCACAGGAAAGTACAATGACTTAAAGTTGCACCAGCAGTCTTAACTATACCTCTGAACAATGTTTGCTTTTAGGAAGtcctctggccgtcccgaggcgcggctcctctggccgtcccgaggcgcggctcctctggccgtcccgaggcgcggctcctctggccgtcccgaggcgcggctcctctggccgtcccgaggcgcggctcctctggccgtcccgaggcgcggctcctctggccgtcccgaggcgcggctcctctggccgtcccgaggcgcggctcctctggccgtcccgaggcgcgctcctctggccgtcccgaggcgcggctcctctggccgtcccgaggcgcggctcctctggccgtcccgaggcgcggctcctctggccgtcccgaggcgcggctcctctggccgtcccgaggcgcggctcctctggccgtcccgaggcgcggctcccCGGCGActcctctggccgtcccgaggcaGAACTGCCaaggagtgaaaaaaacccccaaaaccccctagATGTACCTACTTTTCCTGTCCCAGCATTCTCAACACAGTAACTACAGCCTATTCCGCATCTCTCACCCCAGCAGTACACATGATCAAGCCTCCATCATTGAGGCAACATCTTAGCCAGAACTAGTTTCTCaagccagaaagagagaaagctatGCAGACCTCACTGGGCCCTCAAAAGtcagatctgcttttttttaaattattatttcatataattatACTATCAATTACAACCCCCTTCCTCAAAGACATCAAATTTATAGTTAACTTATTACAGTCTAGTCCTCCTCAACAGTAGCCAGCAGGACTGACTCACCTAACCCTTCAACTGCAACATACCAAACAAACTCCATATCACCACGCACAAAACATACCTGCCCACCATAACAAATTATTACCACATTCCAGGGGAGCACACCCcaggaactgtgttcccaggtgcttcaaaatttggccctgcctcaaaaaaacccagtcccagtttggcctgcgcccaaaccttggcgatgatcatcgcctcgcagaccggccgggaccagggaaaaaaaacccagctgggggaaaaaaaaaaatcccccagctggggtttttttattctaaatttatttttttttttaaagctaagtacctgcaaagcaaaacactacacagacaacctcagaagcaaccccaccaccccacaGGCAGTCCCTGCCACATAAaccgctcctccctcccagcccatgcgtgccaccccctgccagccACAATCAGCCATCACTCCTAGGCTGCACAGCTccctaggaactgtgttcccaggcgcctcaaaatttggccctgcctcaaaaaaacccagtcccagctcggcctgcgcccaaaccttggcgatgatcatcgccttgcagaccggccgggaccagggaaaaaaaacccagctgggggaaaaaaaaaaaaatcccccagctggggtttttttattctaaattttttttttttttttttaaatctaagtacctgcaaagcaaaacactacacagacaacctcagaagcaaccccaccaccccacaGGCAGTCCCTGCCACATAAaccgctcctccctcccagcccatgcgtgccaccACCTGCCAGCCACAATCAGCCATCACTCCTAGGCTGCACGGCTccctaggaactgtgttcccaggcacctcaaaatttggccctgcctcaaaaaaacccagtcccagctcggcctgcgcccaaaccttggcgatgatcatcgcctcgcagaccggccaggaccagggaaaaaaaacccagctgggggaaaaaaaaaaaaatcccccagctggggtttttttattctaaatttttttttttaaatctaagtACCTGCAAAGTaaaacactacacagacaacctcagaagcaaccccaccaccccacaACCACACAGGCAATCTCTGCCACATAAaccgctcctccctcccagcccatgcgtgccaccacctgccagccacaacaagCCATCACCCCTAGGCTGCACAGCTCCCTGGAACTGCGTTCCTAGGtgcctcaaaatttggccctgcctcaaaaaaacccagtcccagctcggcctgcgcccaaaccttggcgatgatcatcgcctcgcagaccggccgggaccagggaaaaaaaaacccagctgggggaaaaaaaaaaaaaatcccccagctggggtttttttattctaaattttttttttttacatctaagtacctgcaaagcaaaacactacacagacaacctcagaagcaaccccaccaccccacaGGCAGTCCCTGCCACATAAACCGCTcctcccttccagcccatgcgtgccaccACCTGCCAGCCACAATCAGCCATCACTCCTAGGCTGCACGGCTCCTgaggaactgtgttcccaggcacctcaaaatttggccctgcctcaaaaaaacccagtcccagctcggcctgcgcccaaaccttggcaATGATCATCGCCTCATAGACTGGCCAGGACccagggtaaaaaaaagaattaattctattttcaatttctttgtgcTAACTGCCTGCATAGCAAGACATTCTACTCCACATACAACCTCAAAGAGCACAACAATAAGTGACTCCCACCTCTACTGCCCCAGACACTCATCCACCTACACACACGCTCACATTCCCCCTAGACGCATTCAGACACATCAGATGCTTGCACAGATGCAAAGTGCTTCCTTTTAGGCACCAAGGGCATTCTTGCTTCAAGTCTTCGCTTCCACCTGGGGCTGGCTTGCATGCATGCAAGCATCAAGGCTGTGCTTCAAGTCCTTGCTGGCACCTTGAGCTTGCATCAAGTTCTTCCATCACTATCTTGCTTGCATAAACACATCAAGGTCTTGCCTGCACAAGTGAAATAATTGCCTGCATCCATGCTTGCATCCATGCTGGCAGGTATCAAGGCCATTCCTGCTTGCATGCATGCACTAAGGCCAGGCTTGCATCAAGTCCTTGCTTGCACCAACTTCTTCCATCACATCCTTGCCC from Cuculus canorus isolate bCucCan1 chromosome 19, bCucCan1.pri, whole genome shotgun sequence includes the following:
- the LOC128854089 gene encoding uncharacterized protein LOC128854089; the encoded protein is MASGEDFRSRGGRVSQGVVCGAGGARGARGCGLRGAAWAWRARERQGASGARAAAGWRAREGRVVMASGGDFRSRVLPGVVGYAVWRAAGGRCVEGGRGSGGGAVRGGGARGEGAGAARGGPARGEGGRGAARGGRARQDGRATGGACRGRERQGGSVRGVGAVGCGGRGVLLGSGTVGVAGGGIGVCLVIQF